One region of Pyramidobacter sp. YE332 genomic DNA includes:
- a CDS encoding cyclodeaminase/cyclohydrolase family protein: MKMTEKSCSDFVAVLATKAPVPGGGGASALCGAIGTALGNMVGSLTVGKKKYAAVEEEIKSLQAKCDALQADLLALVEQDAEVFAPLAAAYGLPKDTEEQRAEKDRVMEAALGAACGVPLRIMEKCCEAIGLMAVFAEKGSRLAVSDAGVGAALCRAALEGAALNVFINTKAMKDRANAAAIDARAEKMLAGSRGRADKIYETVMNSLRA, translated from the coding sequence ATGAAGATGACCGAAAAATCCTGCTCCGATTTCGTCGCCGTCCTCGCCACCAAAGCGCCCGTGCCCGGCGGCGGCGGCGCGTCCGCGCTCTGCGGCGCGATCGGAACCGCGCTGGGCAACATGGTGGGCAGCCTCACCGTCGGCAAGAAGAAGTACGCCGCCGTCGAGGAGGAGATCAAAAGCCTGCAGGCCAAATGCGACGCACTGCAGGCCGACCTGCTGGCGTTGGTGGAACAGGACGCCGAGGTCTTCGCGCCGCTGGCCGCCGCTTACGGCCTGCCCAAAGACACGGAAGAACAGCGGGCGGAGAAAGACCGCGTCATGGAAGCGGCGCTGGGCGCCGCCTGCGGCGTGCCGCTGCGGATCATGGAGAAATGCTGCGAAGCCATCGGCCTGATGGCCGTCTTCGCCGAAAAGGGTTCGCGCCTGGCCGTCAGCGACGCCGGCGTGGGCGCGGCCCTGTGCCGCGCGGCGCTCGAAGGCGCGGCGCTGAACGTGTTCATCAACACCAAAGCCATGAAAGACCGCGCCAACGCCGCCGCCATCGACGCCCGCGCCGAAAAGATGCTGGCCGGCAGCCGCGGCCGCGCCGACAAAATCTACGAAACCGTCATGAATTCCCTGCGCGCCTGA
- a CDS encoding formate--tetrahydrofolate ligase: MSYTSDIEIAQSTPMLPIEEVARGAGIDGKYLEFYGRAKAKIDYVNLLKDCPRPDGKLVLVTAITPTPAGEGKTTTTVGLADGLRKIGKNVMVALREPSLGPVFGVKGGAAGGGYAQVVPMEDINLHFTGDFHAIGAANNLLAAMLDNHIQQGNSLDVDTRRIIWRRCVDMNDRQLRSIVCGLGGKANGVPREDGFDITVASEVMAVFCLASGIDDLKSRLARIIVAYSRSGKPVTAGDLHAQGAMAALLVEALKPNLVQTLEHTPAFIHGGPFANIAHGCNSVMATRLALKMGDYAITEAGFGADLGAEKFLDIKCRFAGLKPSAVVVVATVRALKHHGGVAKAELNDENLAALEKGLPNLLQHVENITKVYKLPAVVAINRFPTDSEAELKLIADKCRELGVNVALSEVWGKGGDGGVELAREVVRLCELPNDFSYAYDLDMTIEQKLDAIVKKIYRGDGVVLTANACKQMKQLEELGFGNLPICMAKTQYSFSDDPTLLGAPRGFEVTVRNLKVSAGAGFIVALTGEIMTMPGLPKIPAAERIDVDSDGKISGLF, encoded by the coding sequence ATGTCCTACACGTCCGATATCGAGATCGCGCAGTCAACGCCTATGCTTCCGATCGAGGAAGTCGCCCGCGGCGCGGGGATCGACGGGAAGTATCTGGAGTTCTATGGCCGCGCCAAAGCCAAGATCGATTACGTCAATCTGCTGAAAGACTGCCCGCGCCCCGATGGCAAACTGGTGCTGGTCACGGCTATCACGCCGACGCCCGCCGGCGAAGGCAAGACGACGACCACGGTCGGCCTGGCCGACGGCCTGCGCAAGATCGGCAAGAACGTGATGGTGGCGCTGCGCGAGCCTTCGCTCGGGCCCGTCTTCGGCGTCAAGGGCGGCGCGGCCGGCGGCGGCTACGCCCAGGTCGTGCCCATGGAAGACATCAATCTGCACTTCACGGGCGATTTTCACGCCATCGGCGCGGCCAACAACCTTCTGGCCGCCATGCTCGACAACCACATCCAGCAGGGCAATTCTCTCGACGTCGACACGCGCCGCATCATCTGGCGGCGCTGCGTCGACATGAACGACCGCCAGCTGCGCAGCATCGTCTGCGGCCTTGGCGGCAAAGCCAACGGCGTGCCGCGCGAGGACGGCTTCGACATCACCGTCGCTTCCGAGGTCATGGCGGTTTTCTGCCTCGCGTCCGGCATCGACGACCTCAAATCCCGCCTGGCGCGCATCATCGTCGCCTACAGCCGCAGCGGCAAGCCCGTCACGGCCGGCGACCTGCACGCTCAGGGCGCCATGGCGGCGCTGCTGGTGGAAGCGCTCAAGCCCAATCTGGTGCAGACGCTGGAGCACACGCCCGCCTTCATCCACGGCGGCCCGTTCGCCAACATCGCTCACGGCTGCAATTCCGTCATGGCCACGCGCCTGGCGCTGAAGATGGGCGACTACGCGATCACGGAGGCCGGATTCGGCGCCGACCTGGGCGCGGAAAAGTTCCTCGACATCAAGTGCCGCTTCGCCGGGCTCAAGCCCTCGGCCGTGGTGGTCGTCGCCACGGTGCGCGCGCTCAAGCATCACGGCGGCGTCGCCAAGGCCGAGCTGAACGACGAGAATCTGGCCGCGCTCGAAAAGGGGCTGCCCAACCTGCTGCAGCACGTGGAGAACATCACCAAGGTCTACAAGCTGCCCGCCGTGGTGGCGATCAACCGTTTCCCCACCGACAGCGAGGCCGAGCTGAAACTCATCGCCGACAAATGCCGCGAGCTGGGCGTCAACGTGGCCCTGTCGGAAGTCTGGGGCAAGGGCGGCGACGGCGGCGTGGAGCTGGCCAGGGAAGTGGTGCGCCTCTGCGAGCTGCCCAACGACTTTAGCTACGCCTACGACCTCGACATGACCATCGAGCAGAAGCTCGACGCCATCGTCAAAAAGATCTACCGCGGCGACGGCGTCGTCCTTACGGCTAACGCCTGCAAGCAGATGAAGCAGCTGGAAGAACTGGGCTTCGGTAATCTGCCCATCTGCATGGCCAAGACGCAGTATAGCTTCTCCGACGATCCCACGCTGCTGGGCGCGCCCCGCGGTTTCGAAGTCACCGTGCGCAACCTCAAGGTCAGCGCCGGCGCGGGCTTCATCGTGGCGCTGACGGGCGAGATCATGACCATGCCCGGGCTGCCCAAGATCCCCGCCGCCGAGCGCATCGACGTCGATTCCGACGGCAAGATCTCGGGGCTGTTCTAA
- a CDS encoding GntR family transcriptional regulator has protein sequence MPIPQRKQKFIRESAKEKIYRTLQSWIVNGTMKPGERISDQEIAEYFDVSRTPVREALQRLSEQGLVYVEPSKGTHVSPLDENNTFTIYEALALLSGCAARLACQKQKNGDIQKLRELNAVFQKAIEAGENQKLATFDNQFHGYLLEMADNAYISDIIYTLTLHANRCENLYFERGPDKMASVREHNAIIDAIEAHEPEASGRYAEENWLGFYHRRLAKIL, from the coding sequence ATGCCTATTCCTCAGAGAAAACAAAAATTCATACGCGAGAGCGCCAAAGAGAAAATCTACAGGACCCTCCAAAGCTGGATCGTCAACGGCACCATGAAGCCCGGGGAACGCATCAGCGATCAGGAAATCGCCGAGTATTTCGACGTCAGCCGCACGCCGGTGCGCGAAGCGCTACAGCGTTTGTCGGAGCAGGGACTGGTGTATGTCGAGCCGTCGAAGGGGACGCACGTCTCCCCGCTCGACGAAAACAACACGTTCACGATCTACGAAGCGCTGGCGCTGCTTTCAGGCTGCGCGGCGCGGCTCGCCTGCCAGAAGCAGAAAAACGGCGACATACAAAAACTGCGTGAATTGAACGCCGTTTTTCAGAAAGCTATCGAAGCGGGAGAAAATCAGAAACTTGCCACCTTCGACAATCAATTCCACGGATATCTTTTGGAGATGGCTGACAACGCTTACATCTCTGATATAATATACACGTTGACGCTTCACGCCAACCGCTGCGAAAATCTGTATTTTGAGAGAGGCCCCGACAAGATGGCGTCCGTACGCGAGCACAACGCCATCATCGACGCCATCGAAGCGCACGAGCCGGAGGCAAGCGGCCGTTACGCCGAAGAAAACTGGCTCGGCTTTTACCACCGGCGTCTCGCCAAGATACTGTAA
- a CDS encoding pyridoxal-phosphate dependent enzyme, translating into MYDQINLLVDKERRKNGIERAKSRHILIPTFRQMKNPDKETPAKVKEGLKETGLWDVNPLNLFRITWKNEPKTSGGLYGGVNFIEFPSSLTGVKARIFALVGKWFPTGAHKVGASFGCLVPRLVTGQFDPTRDWAVWPSTGNYCRGGAYNSQLLGCRSIAILPEGMSKERFDWLRTVAGEIIATPGTESNVKEIYDKVHELRSTRDDVVIFNQFEEFGNYLWHYEVTGGALEEVAKGCMRPGDRLAAAVYTTGSAGTIASGDYLKQIWPGMKIVASEALQCPTLLRNGWGAHRIEGIGDKHVPWVHNVRNTDMVTAIDDNDCMALIRLFNEPAGREFLRRAGVPAALTEQLDLLGISGVANLLSAIKAAKYYEMDEHDVVFTILTDSMEMYGSRLQELEAEFGAYGAVNAEVDFASRLHGQKSDNALELTYPERLRVHNLKYYTWIEQQGKTSEELHSQWYDADNYWGEIRTMAPKIDKLIEEFNVATGLN; encoded by the coding sequence ATGTACGACCAAATCAACCTGCTCGTCGACAAGGAAAGACGAAAGAACGGCATCGAGCGCGCCAAATCGCGGCATATCCTCATCCCCACTTTCCGCCAGATGAAAAACCCCGACAAGGAGACGCCGGCGAAAGTCAAGGAAGGACTGAAAGAAACCGGCTTGTGGGACGTCAATCCGCTGAACCTGTTCCGCATCACCTGGAAGAACGAGCCCAAAACTTCCGGCGGGCTCTACGGCGGCGTCAACTTCATCGAGTTTCCCAGCTCGCTGACGGGAGTGAAGGCGCGCATTTTCGCTCTCGTCGGCAAATGGTTCCCCACCGGGGCCCACAAAGTCGGCGCAAGTTTCGGCTGCCTTGTACCCCGTCTTGTCACGGGACAGTTCGATCCAACCCGCGATTGGGCCGTCTGGCCTTCGACGGGCAACTATTGCCGCGGCGGTGCGTACAACTCCCAGCTGCTCGGCTGCCGCTCCATCGCCATCCTCCCCGAAGGCATGAGCAAGGAACGCTTCGACTGGCTCCGCACCGTAGCCGGCGAGATCATCGCCACGCCCGGCACGGAGAGCAACGTCAAAGAAATTTACGACAAAGTCCATGAACTGCGCTCGACCCGCGACGACGTGGTGATCTTCAACCAGTTCGAGGAGTTCGGCAATTATCTGTGGCATTACGAAGTTACGGGCGGCGCGCTCGAAGAAGTGGCGAAAGGCTGCATGCGCCCGGGCGACCGCCTCGCCGCGGCCGTTTACACGACCGGCTCCGCCGGGACGATCGCCAGCGGCGACTATCTGAAACAGATCTGGCCCGGCATGAAGATCGTCGCCAGCGAAGCGCTGCAATGCCCCACCTTGCTGCGCAACGGCTGGGGGGCACACCGCATCGAAGGCATCGGCGACAAACACGTGCCCTGGGTACACAACGTGCGCAACACGGACATGGTCACCGCCATCGACGATAACGACTGCATGGCACTGATCCGCCTGTTCAACGAACCTGCCGGTCGCGAATTCCTCCGCCGCGCGGGAGTGCCCGCGGCCCTTACGGAACAGTTGGATCTGCTGGGCATTTCCGGCGTCGCTAATTTGCTGAGCGCGATCAAGGCCGCCAAGTACTACGAAATGGACGAGCACGACGTCGTTTTCACCATTCTTACCGACTCGATGGAAATGTACGGCTCGCGCCTGCAGGAACTCGAAGCGGAATTCGGGGCGTACGGCGCCGTTAACGCCGAAGTCGACTTCGCGAGCCGCCTGCACGGGCAAAAAAGCGATAATGCGCTGGAGCTCACCTATCCCGAACGCCTGCGCGTCCATAACCTGAAGTACTACACATGGATCGAGCAGCAGGGCAAAACCAGCGAAGAACTGCATAGCCAGTGGTACGACGCCGACAATTACTGGGGCGAGATCCGTACCATGGCTCCGAAGATCGACAAACTCATCGAAGAATTCAACGTCGCGACGGGACTGAATTAA
- the thrC gene encoding threonine synthase: protein MAFYTLKCALCGREFPAESTLKTCPDCGIHGTMHVLYDYDEVKKQIDRTSLAADPRFSLWRYEALLPMRKNSRRPTLQVGWTPLYDMPQIASEYDVGQLLIKDDGRNPTASLKDRASAVAVTLAAELNRDVLACASTGNAASSLAGFAANMGLKSVIFVPETAPVAKVTQLLVFGARVFLVKGDYAAAVRLAIEAIEHYGWYDRNCAINPFLVEGKKTCAMEIAEQCDWDVPDKVFVSVGDGCIVSSTYKGFYDLYKIGVIDHIPQIIGVQAEGACPIHRAIQEGADKVVFGPSHTIADSIDVGAPHNWAKALHAIRASHGNTTAVSDAEILSAVAELPRKSGVFAEPAGATAYAGFVKFARERRLKASDRVAVIISGNGLKDVASAQKAVPPAAKVAPNMEELIKILG from the coding sequence ATGGCTTTCTACACGCTCAAATGCGCCCTCTGCGGGCGCGAATTCCCCGCCGAAAGCACGTTGAAAACGTGTCCCGACTGCGGGATCCACGGCACTATGCACGTGCTGTACGACTACGACGAAGTGAAAAAACAGATCGACCGCACCTCTCTGGCGGCGGATCCGCGTTTCAGTCTTTGGCGCTACGAAGCCCTGCTTCCGATGCGGAAAAATTCGCGCCGCCCCACGCTTCAGGTCGGCTGGACGCCGCTCTACGATATGCCCCAGATCGCGTCCGAATACGACGTCGGGCAGCTTCTGATCAAGGACGACGGACGCAATCCCACGGCTTCGCTCAAAGACCGCGCCAGCGCCGTCGCCGTAACGCTCGCCGCGGAGCTAAACCGCGACGTTCTCGCCTGCGCGTCGACGGGCAACGCCGCCAGTTCGCTCGCGGGTTTCGCCGCCAACATGGGATTGAAAAGCGTGATCTTCGTTCCGGAAACGGCGCCAGTCGCCAAAGTGACGCAGCTGCTCGTGTTCGGCGCACGGGTGTTCCTCGTCAAGGGAGATTACGCCGCAGCGGTGCGGCTGGCGATCGAGGCCATCGAACATTACGGCTGGTACGACCGCAACTGCGCGATCAACCCGTTCCTCGTCGAAGGGAAAAAGACCTGCGCGATGGAGATCGCGGAACAGTGCGACTGGGACGTCCCCGACAAAGTTTTCGTCTCCGTCGGCGACGGCTGCATCGTCAGTTCGACGTACAAGGGTTTTTACGATCTGTACAAGATCGGCGTCATCGACCATATTCCTCAGATCATCGGCGTTCAGGCGGAGGGCGCCTGCCCGATCCACAGGGCGATTCAGGAGGGCGCCGATAAAGTCGTATTCGGCCCCTCGCACACGATTGCCGACAGCATCGACGTGGGCGCGCCGCACAACTGGGCGAAAGCGCTTCACGCGATCCGCGCTTCTCATGGGAATACGACCGCCGTCAGCGACGCCGAGATCCTTTCCGCCGTCGCCGAACTGCCGCGAAAAAGCGGCGTGTTCGCCGAGCCCGCGGGAGCGACGGCCTACGCCGGTTTCGTCAAATTCGCTCGCGAAAGACGTCTCAAGGCGTCGGACCGCGTCGCCGTGATCATTTCAGGCAACGGCCTCAAAGACGTCGCCTCGGCGCAGAAAGCGGTTCCGCCGGCTGCAAAAGTCGCCCCAAACATGGAGGAACTGATAAAAATTCTCGGCTGA
- a CDS encoding YgeY family selenium metabolism-linked hydrolase, with amino-acid sequence MSEKWQDELVELVRGMIRCPSLSGHEDKIADFVENAMKRFGFDSTERDRYGNVSGRMVFGKGGKKLLFEGHMDHVDIADRSKWTHDPFAAEIVGGRMYGRGTSDMKGNLGAAIMAARLLKENHAELNGELIVCGGVHEECFEGVASEELGIRWKPDCVIIGEASSLNLKRGQRGRAEVVLETLGKSAHSSNPEVGLNAVKTMAPLLTAIERDFKPKEQPVLGKGILELTDIISSPYPGASVVPEKCRVTYDRRLLVGETDAEVLKQIQDIVDAQKKLDPRLDARVYLATGTEKCYTGETISATRYAPGWLFPEDNWFVAAALEGLRNAGLNPEFSHYAFCTNGSYYAGKAGIPTVGFGGSLESLAHVVDEYIEIDQLCKACEGYQGIVRAVLR; translated from the coding sequence ATGAGTGAAAAATGGCAGGACGAATTGGTCGAACTGGTTCGCGGCATGATTCGCTGTCCCAGTCTTTCCGGGCACGAGGACAAAATCGCCGATTTTGTCGAAAACGCGATGAAGCGCTTCGGCTTCGACTCCACCGAACGCGACCGTTACGGCAACGTTTCGGGGCGCATGGTATTCGGCAAAGGCGGCAAAAAGCTGCTCTTCGAAGGCCACATGGATCACGTCGACATCGCCGACCGCTCCAAATGGACTCACGATCCTTTCGCGGCCGAGATCGTCGGCGGGCGCATGTACGGCCGCGGCACGAGCGACATGAAGGGCAATCTGGGCGCCGCAATCATGGCGGCCAGACTGCTCAAAGAAAATCATGCCGAACTTAACGGAGAACTGATCGTCTGCGGCGGCGTGCACGAAGAATGCTTCGAGGGCGTCGCTTCCGAGGAACTGGGGATCCGCTGGAAGCCCGACTGCGTGATCATCGGCGAGGCTTCGTCGCTGAATCTGAAACGCGGCCAGCGCGGCCGCGCCGAAGTGGTTCTGGAGACTCTGGGGAAATCCGCCCACTCGTCCAATCCCGAGGTCGGCCTTAACGCCGTAAAGACGATGGCGCCGCTTCTGACCGCCATCGAGCGCGATTTCAAGCCTAAAGAGCAGCCTGTGCTCGGCAAAGGCATTCTCGAACTGACCGACATCATTTCCTCCCCTTATCCCGGCGCCAGCGTCGTGCCCGAAAAGTGCCGCGTCACGTACGACCGGCGTCTGCTCGTGGGAGAAACCGACGCCGAGGTGCTGAAGCAGATTCAGGACATCGTCGACGCGCAGAAGAAGCTCGATCCCCGTCTGGACGCCAGAGTTTATCTGGCTACCGGCACGGAAAAGTGCTACACCGGCGAGACGATCTCCGCGACGCGCTACGCGCCCGGTTGGCTGTTCCCCGAAGACAACTGGTTCGTCGCGGCGGCGCTGGAAGGGCTGAGGAACGCCGGATTGAATCCGGAATTCTCCCATTACGCTTTCTGCACCAACGGCAGCTATTACGCCGGCAAGGCGGGGATCCCCACCGTCGGCTTCGGCGGCTCGCTCGAATCGCTGGCCCACGTGGTCGACGAATACATCGAGATCGACCAGCTCTGCAAGGCCTGCGAAGGCTATCAGGGCATCGTCCGCGCCGTTCTTCGCTAG
- a CDS encoding sodium:alanine symporter family protein, with protein MSKFLNWLAGELWGWPMMILIFLCGLIFGLGTRFFQIRKLPYVLKETLGKCFRKDALEGEGTITPLQAVSSALAGCIGNGNIAGVATAIATGGPGAVFWMWIMGLFGMMTKFVEVVLAVHFREQTESGAFYGGPMYYIEKGMGKRWKPLAMFYGVMMIVGALGTAVWVQPHTMASALKSTFGIPPLATVVCAVILTALVCFGGFKRIGRFAESIMPYFVVVYTVFSLGVIFTNIARLPEVVGMIFKYAFNPHAAVGGFAGGTMILAVRYGAARGVFSNEAGLGTASMVHATSITRHPCQQGLYGIVEVFVDTIVMCSMTAFVILLSAPDVWSGGLNGIALTISAFDTLYGKFGAWIVSISVMLAALTTMIGYYFEYKTSVVYVFGEKNMGIFNVFWLIPPFVAVTQDVDLVWTIVDISTGIEGIPNMIAMLALAPIFFKVYKQWTKDNNL; from the coding sequence ATGTCGAAATTTTTAAACTGGCTGGCCGGCGAGCTTTGGGGCTGGCCCATGATGATTCTCATTTTCCTGTGCGGTCTGATTTTCGGTTTGGGGACGAGATTTTTTCAAATCCGCAAGCTTCCTTACGTCCTCAAAGAAACGCTCGGCAAGTGCTTCAGAAAGGACGCGCTCGAAGGCGAAGGCACGATCACGCCGCTGCAGGCCGTTTCTTCGGCTCTCGCCGGATGTATCGGCAACGGCAATATCGCCGGAGTGGCGACCGCGATCGCGACCGGCGGTCCGGGAGCCGTTTTCTGGATGTGGATCATGGGCCTTTTCGGCATGATGACGAAATTCGTCGAGGTCGTTCTGGCCGTTCATTTCCGCGAGCAAACGGAGAGCGGCGCCTTTTACGGCGGCCCGATGTACTACATCGAAAAGGGCATGGGTAAAAGATGGAAGCCGCTCGCCATGTTCTACGGCGTGATGATGATCGTCGGGGCCCTCGGCACCGCCGTATGGGTCCAGCCTCACACGATGGCTTCGGCCCTCAAGAGCACTTTCGGTATCCCGCCCCTGGCCACCGTCGTCTGCGCTGTCATTCTCACCGCGCTCGTATGCTTCGGCGGTTTCAAACGCATCGGGCGTTTCGCCGAAAGTATCATGCCTTACTTTGTCGTCGTCTATACCGTATTTTCGCTCGGGGTTATTTTTACGAACATTGCGCGACTGCCCGAAGTGGTCGGCATGATCTTCAAGTACGCTTTCAACCCCCATGCGGCCGTCGGCGGTTTTGCCGGAGGCACGATGATCCTCGCCGTCCGGTACGGCGCGGCGCGAGGCGTTTTCTCCAACGAAGCCGGACTGGGAACGGCTTCGATGGTTCACGCCACGTCGATCACCAGGCACCCCTGCCAGCAGGGTCTGTACGGCATCGTCGAAGTTTTCGTCGATACGATCGTGATGTGTTCGATGACCGCGTTCGTTATCCTGCTTTCGGCTCCCGACGTGTGGAGCGGCGGTTTGAACGGCATCGCCCTTACCATCTCCGCATTCGATACGCTGTACGGAAAATTCGGCGCGTGGATCGTCTCCATATCCGTCATGCTCGCGGCTCTCACGACGATGATCGGCTACTACTTCGAATACAAGACGTCCGTCGTTTATGTCTTCGGCGAAAAAAATATGGGAATCTTCAACGTTTTCTGGCTGATCCCGCCGTTCGTCGCCGTGACGCAGGACGTCGATCTGGTCTGGACGATCGTCGACATTTCAACCGGCATCGAAGGCATCCCCAACATGATCGCCATGCTTGCGCTCGCGCCTATATTTTTCAAGGTTTACAAGCAATGGACTAAGGACAACAACTTATAG
- a CDS encoding D-aminoacylase, with translation MTYDLLLKNGMCYAGDGKEGFRADVAVKDGKIAAVGSVQAEARRTIDAAGLAVAPGFIDTHSHSDLVALVEPEITNKTTQGVTTDIIGQDGMSLAPVVPEFLSSWEKTMAGLEGQYPVDWKWRSAEDYLKRLDAMPLGPNLAYLAPTGNIRMCVMGLENRPATASEIDMMKDLLEKCIGAGAVGLSTGLIYPPSNYMTEDEIAAVTSVLTKYNLPFVIHQRSEADDILNSMDEVFRISRKSGCPIHFSHFKVCGMKNAHLFDAVMKKLDEGEKDIQLSFDQYPYAAGSTTFSVILPPWAHDGGAEKCLARLADKDARARMKADIAKGIPGWDNFVDFAGMENIFVTFVKTPKNADLVGKNMIEIGQIRGKDPFDASFDLLLEEELAVGLVDFYGLEEHVEAIIAHRLQNPCTDGILGARPHPRVYGSFSRILGRYVRERKLMTLPEAIRKMTSRPASIFKLKERGLLREGYAADIAIFDPETVADKATYTDPMQYSAGIPYVVVNGRLVVDGNQVVKGKAGKVLRFDKE, from the coding sequence ATGACGTACGATCTGTTGCTCAAAAACGGCATGTGCTATGCCGGCGACGGCAAGGAAGGCTTTCGCGCCGACGTGGCAGTCAAAGACGGCAAAATTGCCGCCGTCGGCAGCGTTCAGGCCGAGGCACGCCGCACGATCGACGCCGCGGGGCTGGCGGTGGCTCCCGGTTTTATCGACACGCACAGTCACTCCGACCTGGTGGCTCTGGTCGAACCCGAAATCACCAATAAAACGACTCAGGGCGTCACGACGGACATCATCGGTCAGGACGGGATGTCGCTGGCTCCCGTCGTGCCGGAATTTCTGTCTTCATGGGAAAAGACGATGGCCGGGCTGGAGGGACAGTACCCGGTCGACTGGAAATGGCGCTCCGCCGAAGACTATCTGAAACGCCTCGACGCGATGCCGCTGGGGCCCAATCTCGCCTACCTGGCGCCGACGGGCAATATCCGCATGTGCGTAATGGGTCTTGAGAACCGCCCCGCCACGGCCAGCGAGATCGACATGATGAAGGATCTGCTGGAAAAATGCATCGGCGCGGGCGCGGTCGGCCTCTCCACAGGGCTCATCTACCCTCCCAGCAACTATATGACGGAAGATGAGATCGCCGCGGTCACCAGCGTCCTGACCAAATACAATTTGCCGTTCGTCATTCACCAGCGCAGCGAAGCCGACGACATCCTCAACTCGATGGACGAAGTGTTCCGCATCAGCCGCAAGTCGGGCTGCCCCATTCATTTCTCGCATTTCAAAGTCTGCGGCATGAAGAATGCCCATCTCTTCGACGCCGTCATGAAAAAGCTCGACGAAGGGGAAAAAGATATCCAGCTTTCGTTCGACCAGTACCCTTACGCCGCCGGCAGCACCACGTTCAGCGTCATTCTGCCGCCGTGGGCCCACGACGGAGGCGCGGAAAAATGTCTTGCCCGTCTCGCCGACAAGGACGCCCGCGCGCGCATGAAGGCCGACATCGCCAAGGGGATCCCCGGCTGGGACAATTTCGTCGATTTCGCCGGCATGGAAAACATTTTCGTGACGTTCGTGAAGACGCCGAAGAACGCCGACCTGGTCGGCAAGAATATGATCGAGATCGGCCAGATCCGCGGCAAAGATCCCTTCGACGCCTCGTTCGATTTGCTGCTCGAAGAGGAACTGGCGGTCGGCCTGGTGGACTTTTACGGACTGGAAGAGCACGTCGAGGCCATCATAGCGCATCGTCTCCAAAATCCTTGCACCGACGGCATTCTCGGCGCCCGTCCGCATCCGCGCGTATACGGTTCGTTCTCGCGCATTCTCGGTCGTTACGTGCGCGAGCGCAAACTGATGACGCTGCCCGAAGCGATCCGCAAGATGACCTCCCGTCCCGCCTCCATCTTCAAGCTGAAAGAGCGCGGTTTACTCAGGGAAGGCTATGCCGCCGACATCGCCATTTTCGATCCCGAGACGGTGGCCGACAAAGCGACTTATACCGATCCCATGCAGTACTCCGCCGGAATTCCATACGTCGTCGTCAACGGCCGGCTGGTTGTCGACGGCAATCAAGTCGTCAAGGGGAAAGCGGGCAAAGTGCTGCGATTCGATAAGGAGTGA